A genome region from Gadus chalcogrammus isolate NIFS_2021 chromosome 5, NIFS_Gcha_1.0, whole genome shotgun sequence includes the following:
- the e2f2 gene encoding transcription factor E2F2: MYPLQAKRKLDLEDPLYLPEFRTPKGKGTAAARIPSPRTPKSPGERTRYDTSLGLLTKKFVGLIAESPDGVLDLNWATEVLEVQKRRIYDITNVLEGVQLIRKKSKNNIQWMVGGVFEGGSGGGEKARALRRELGDLERAERALDDLIHSSSAQLKQLTEQKDNQRLGYVTYQDIRSITSLQDQTVIAVKAPAETKLEVPESSGGSLQIYLKSKNGPIEVYLCPEEGLDDASPVKSALTPRKVYPQPIGPSSACAMVPQSSTVKEEPMEATISITEPTTAPTSSLATSAVSSSTSTLLDVEGLLGLPPSLLQMTEDQLPGTNFVADPNTPFVSFSPPLDHDDYLWSLEDSEGVSDFFDTYDLGDLLRS; the protein is encoded by the exons ATGTATCCCCTGCAGGCAAAGAGGAAGCTGGACCTGGAGGACCCTCTCTACCTACCTGAGTTCCGCACGCCCAAAGGCAAAGGAACTGCTGCTGCCAGGATACCCAGTCCCAGAA CTCCCAAGTCACCAGGCGAACGAACCCGCTACGACACCTCTCTGGGCCTGCTCACCAAGAAGTTTGTGGGTCTGATCGCCGAGTCGCCCGACGGCGTGCTGGACCTGAACTGGGCCACTGAGGTCCTGGAGGTGCAGAAGAGACGCATCTATGACATCACCAACGTGCTCGAGGGAGTCCAGCTCATCCGCAAGAAGTCCAAGAACAACATCCAGTGGAT GGTGGGAGGCGTGTTTGAGGGAGGCTCCGGTGGCGGGGAGAAGGCCCGGGCCCTGAGGCGAGAGCTGGGGGACTTGGAGAGAGCCGAGAGGGCCCTGGATGACCTGATCCACTCCAGCAGCGCACAGCTCAAACAGCTCACCGAACAGAAAGACAACCAAAG GTTGGGCTACGTGACGTATCAGGACATCCGCTCCATCACCAGTCTTCAGGACCAAACCGTCATCGCTGTAAAGGCGCCGGCCGAGACCAAACTGGAAGTACCGGAATCGTCAGGG GGCTCACTGCAGATCTACCTGAAGAGTAAGAACGGCCCCATCGAGGTGTACCTGTGCCCTGAGGAGGGTCTGGACGACGCCAGCCCTGTGAAGAGCGCCCTCACGCCCAGGAAGGTGTACCCCCAGCCCATTGGGCCCTCTTCAGCGTGCGCCATGGTGCCCCAGAGCTCCACAGTCAAGGAGGAACCCATGGAGG CCACCATATCCATCACAGAACCCACCACagcccctacctcctccctggCTACGAGcgccgtctcctcctccacctccaccctgctggACGTGGAGGGCCTGCTGGGGCTTCCTCCCAGCCTGCTCCAGATGACCGAGGACCAGCTGCCCGGGACCAACTTCGTGGCGGACCCCAACACCCCCTTCGTCAGCTTCTCCCCGCCGCTGGACCACGACGACTACCTCTGGAGCCTGGAGGACAGCGAGGGCGTGTCCGACTTCTTCGACACCTACGACCTGGGAGACCTGCTCCGGAGCTGA
- the LOC130382457 gene encoding parkin coregulated gene protein-like, which translates to MLEHGDGKILPVIPLLIIPIRNGLNTRIPQVLCNMMKALQQLVVSEERVGEALVPYFRQILPIFRIFKNKNSPLPGTDLSCRGPSGGGLLLRQPNANL; encoded by the exons ATGCTGGAGCACGGAGACGGAAAGATCCTCCCCGTCATCCCCCTGCTCATCATCCCCATCAGGA ATGGCCTGAACACGCGGATCCCCCAGGTGCTTTGCAACATGATGAAGGCCCTGCAGCAACTGGTGGTGTCTGAAGAAAGGGTCGGCGAGGCCCTCGTTCCTTACTTCAGGCAGATCCTCCCCATTTTCAGGATTTTCAAGAACAAGAACA GCCCTCTCCCCGGCACCGACCTCTCCTGTAGAGGCCCATCTGGAGGAGGGCTACTGCTGCGGCAGCCAAATGCTAACCTGTAA